The DNA sequence agctaaggaagccaagtccacacaaaggttctacatcaaatttgaagaaatagcggggagttattatctaagataagttgtgtaggtattacatttattttgaggtggtgaccaTTATGTTgcgcaccaagacaaatacttgtaaggatgtaaaggcttctccgcctactaaaagagcgagtttattataaggaaaaatcccgagtccgggagaggagctcggggactcgagtaggggtgagcgaatctattagaggttccgccatcgcgaaccaggataaaatcaccgtgtggtgTTTTCTTTCCTTGCattttattttccgcacatataaactgtataaccactcggtaaagttttaaaaagggataaattattttaaaacgccacaacaatttttaaattggtaattaagctattcaacccccttctagcttaaaatagccctcttacgggacctaaCATGCATCATAATATTTAGCTTGATCCGATGGCATTTTTCAATGGACACGCATTTAAACACTACTTATCGTCAATGATCAATGCTAATGCATTTAAGCATTTCAAATAAATACATATTTAAAATGTAATGCATTTAGTATTCTCTTTTATAAGACTTTTTTTAGCAAACTTGATTGTAGAATCCTACAAATTTGGCTACTTTCTCGTTAATTTTACATCATTAATTACACAATAAATTTGAGTTTTGATCACTCTCAAGACCCTCTTTATTTTCATTGTAATAATTATGAATTCTATTAGAATAACACGTATGTGTTTGGTTGTTGACTTGTATTGGATCCATGCTAATATTTAATCAAGCGGGAATAAGCAATATATCTTCTTCAATTAAAAAATTCTTCGATCTCTTTCCCTTTTTCGATTTTCCAGCTTTTTTTTGCGGTTGTGTTTGGGGTTGAGAGGGGGTTGAGACTGAGAGGGTGGTTCAAACAATACCAAATCTTCAACGAAACTATCATTTAGTAAAGATGTGAATGAGCCTTCCATTTTTCTGTAAAAAAAGTACACAAAAACGTGAGGAattgaaaattttcaaaacaaATCCTCAATTTTGCTAGAACCAAAACCCTAACTCAGAACAGAAGAACACTTGATTTTGAAATGAACATACAAAAATGATATTAATCAAATGAATCTAGAATAAACTATTCACCCTAAATTAAAAAAGAATTAGATGAAAAGCAATTAGATCATACCTTGGCACCAAAAAATGAGAAGAAGGGGGAGAAACAAATAGCGGGAGATGAGCTGTATAATTATAGAGGATGTATAGTTATAAATGAGGAGAGGAGGATCAATAAATTTAGCGTCCCAATCTTGGATTTATATAATTATAGCTAACAGGACAACAACATTAGAGGGGATTTAATTTGAAAAATATGTATATATGGAACTGTTTAACTACCGGCGGAGGATATAGTTAAGAGGGGAGTTGCCCTAACACCCACTACGTGAAAAACTGGAATGGACATCACACTTTTTACATCAGTTACAAAAACAACCGATGTAAAAACAATTTTTGACATCAGTTGCTCTCAAACCGATGTGAAACAGCATTATTCATATCAGTTTCATGGCAGACCGTTGTATATAACTgctttttaaaaaattaaaaaaatactaACAAATTGTTCCCCCTTTACAACTAAAAAAACAGGGGGGAAATTTTCACTTAAACAAAATTCATTTCCCCCCTTCTCTCTCACTGCTCTCCCTCCCCGACCTCTCTCTCTCGGTACACTCTCCCTCCCcgacttctctctctctctctccatctccgtctctctctctctctctctctctctctccatctgCGTCTCCGTCTCTCACCTCTCAACTATCACTTTCCCCTCTCTTTCACCTCTACCCCTTACAAGCCCTAAAACAAAGTTAAACCCTCTAATTACAGATCGAGCAAGAAGGTTGACATGCAGCCCTGAGAAGTGTTTATACAACCCGAATCAAGCAAGTTTTACACAAATCGAGCTCTGTTTCACCGAAATCGAACCCTAATTTATAAGtgtatttttaattaaatttgattttttgggactTTTGATTGGTGTGTGTGTGTCTTATAGTCAGATTATTACTGAATTTCTGTATCTTTGTGAATTGATGTGTATGCATTGTTTTTACTTGTGTGAAATGGGGCTTTGTTGATATATTTGTGCTAATGTTATTTAAAATGATTGTAATCCTCTTTCTTTTTTGATTTTATGTTTTAAAATGTGTATGTATTTTAGTAATCCTCTTTCTATTTTGATTGTCTGTTTGTGCAGATATGGGGctttacaatttttttatttatataaactGTGCAATTTATGGAAGGCAGTTGTGTTGTGTATTAGTTTGAGAACAAGTTCACAAACTTAATTAGATATTTGTTAAAAAAGGTATAAAATTAGTGAAATACAAAAGAGATGTTAATGATTTTGAGGAGAACTAGTCGTAATTGTAATTTAGGTATTCGTTAAAAAAAGGTATAAAATTAGTGAAACGCAATGTAATTGTATATGGTATGATGGGTTTATCATAATTTGTTAAATGGGTAACCATGATAATTTAATAACTGCCATTATCCGAATAAAATTATGCGTAGTTATTATATACTCAAGAAAATGATTAGGTGTTagtaaattatgaatttttatttaatatttgaaaatatgatCAGGTAGGTTATATGGATAAGTCATGGATATCTGCAGATAAGGATTCATTAGACTATGAAACTGGGGTTGAAAAGTTTTTGATATTTGTTGAAGAAAACTGTAAGGATCCTAAGATGATACCCTGTCCATGTGCACGTTACTGCAATTTTAAGAAATTCTCGGTAAAAATCGTTAGGGGGCATCTATATGAAAATGGTTTTAGTTTAGGGTACATcgattggatttggcatggagCTAAAGCTAGTTGTAGGTCATCGGCCGGTAGCACAATGCCACCTCCGTGTTCGGAAAATATTGAACAGAACGTTGAAGAAAATTTTGCTGCATCACAGGTAGGTGATATCTGTGAAGCAGCATATAATAACCGGGGTAATTTGGGCGATGATTGTGATAAGGATTCAGAGGAGTTTAAGAGGTTTTTGGCCGATGCCGAGCAACCTTTGTTTGAAGGCAGCGATTCTAGTAAATTAGATTCGATGCTCAAGTTACATAACTGGAAAGCAAGATTTGGTATTAGTGATAGTGCGTTTACGGATTTACTTTCTTCCGTTGGCTCCTTACTTCCTAAAGATCACGTCTTGCCAAGTAATGCATACACAGCTAAGAAAACCCTATCCGATTTAGGTCTTAAATATATTAAGATCCATGCATGTCCGAACGAATGCATTCTATGTAGAGgtgtaaattctgattttgtCGAGTGTCCCAAGTGCCACATATCTCGCTGGAAGTTAGGCAAGGATGGTAAAGTGAGAGTTAATGTCTCGGCTAAAGTTATGTGGTATTTTCCAATCATTCCAAGATTTAAACGGATATTTAAGTCGAATTCTACCGCTAAGCTTCTGACTTGGCATGCTAACCAAAGAAGTCAAGATGGGCAGATGCGTCATCCAGCCGACTCTCCTTCATGGCGGAATGTCGATTATAAATGGCTAGAATTTGGTAATGAGCCGAGAAATCTTCGATTAACCATGGCGGCGGATGATATAAACCCCCATAACAATGGCATGAACAATAGGTATAGCTGTTGCCCAGTAGTATTGACAACATATAACCTTTCTCTGTGGTTGTGCATTAAAAGAAAGTTCTTGATGTTAACAATATTAGTGTCAGGTCCGCAAGAGCCAGGTAATAACATTGACGTCTTTTTGCAACCACTTATTGATGATCTCAAAATGCTCTGTAAAGAAGGTGAACCAGATGCGTATGACGCTCATACTAAATCTTCTTTCATTTTGAGGGCAATATTAATGTGGACAATAAATGATTTTCCCGCTTATGGGAACTTATCCGGTTGTGTCAACAAGGGTTACATGTGTTGTCCAGTTTATGGCGACGATACTGTAGCCAACTATTTACCTTATACCAAGAAAATGTGTTTTCAAGGCCATCGTCGATATTTACCTAGGAATCATCCTTATAGGAGGAAAAAGACGGCTTTTAATGGTGAGCAAGAGTTAGGAAATGCTCGTCAAATCCATTCTGGGAAAGAGGTGTTAAGGCAGCAGGAGCGGATTAAATTTGCTTTCGGGAATGCAGTAAAGAAGTCCAAAAAGGTCCACTGTCCATGGAAGAAAAAGTCAGTTTTCTTTGAGTTAGAATATTGGAAGTTTCATCATGTTCGTCACTGTCTCGATATTATGCACGTCGAGAAGAATGTGTGCGACAATCTTATTGGGACACTCCTAAATATGAAATTTAAAACTAAAGACAGCGAGGCCTCCCGACTTGATATGGTTGAAATGGGCATTAGGATAGATTTGGCTCCACAAAAAGTAGGAGCACGGAGAACGTACCTGCCCCCTGCTGCTTATACtctttcaaaggaagaaaaaagaaaacTGTTAAAGTCATTGTCATCAATGAAACTTCCCTATGGAAATTCATCAAACATAAAAAATTGTGTCTCAATGCCCGATATGAAGTTATTTGGGCTGAAGTCTCACGACTGTCACATACTACTTCAACAACTGCTCCCAGTTGCAATTCGTGGAATTCTCCCAAAAAATGTCCGGGTTAGCATCATTAGGCTGTGTTTTTTTTTCAATTCTTTGTGCACTAAAGTTGTCGAGGTATCAAAATTGGATAAATTACAGTCAGATATAATATTAACCTTGTGCGAGCTGGAGAAAATATTCCCTCCCTCTTTTTTTGATATAATGATACATCTTACGATTCACTTGGTTAGAGAATTGTGTTTGTGTGGTCCGGTTTTTTACAGATAAATGTATCCATTTGAACGGTTCAATAAGGTGTTGAAAAGTTATGTGCGAAACCGTTTATATCCGGAAGGTTGTATAGCTGAAAGCTATCTCGGTGAAGAATCTGTAGAATTTTGCAGCGAGTTTGTTCGGCAGAGTTGCACAACTACAGGTCTTCCGAAGGACAAAGCCAAACTTGATGGTCTGTTATCTCCTACAATAATAAAGTCAGTCGAAGAAAAAGAGCGAGATGAGGCACACCTACATGTTCTTCAAAACAACTCGGAAGTGTATCCATATATAACGTACGTTAAATTAATTAACCGTTGTCTCAATCTTCTTTTAGCGAGTATTTATGGTATTTCCTTATCAATACTTTTATTTCTAGGATGCATAAAGAATTATTAGAAGAAACCTATCGAGAGGAAAAAAAAGACCGTGCAATGGCTAATCGGAGAGCACAATTGGTTATTTTCTAGTTGGTTTGAAAAAAGGTCAGTGAATTGATAAGGAATGGAGAAGATGTTCCTGAAACGATAAGATGGCTTGTAGGAAAACCGTATTTTTCCGTATTGACTTATGAAGGCTTTCTCGTTGATGGGGTTCGATATTTCACAAAAGACCGAGATAATGCGCAGGTGGTCCAAAATAGCGGCGTGTCTTTAGTTGCTAAGACTGTCCAAGTGAGTAGTGCCAAGGATTTAAATCCCCTGGAGAGCGATATGACATTTTATGGCGTTATTAAAGAAATTTGGGAGTTGGATTACCGTGCATTTAAGGATCCGTTGTTCTTGTGCAGATGGGCAGATAGCGATAGAGGTGTCAAGGTCGACGATCTCGGCTTCACACTTGTGGACCTTAGTCGACAAGGTCACAAAAATAATAAGTACGTATCGGTTGACCAGGTCAAGCAAGTTTTCTATGTCGACGATCCAGTCGATATTACCAGGTCAGTTGTATTAACTTCCACGAATCGAGATTACCATGAGGTGTATAATGACGACGATTTAGGGGACACAACACTGGAAAATGTTCCATTCTGCTCTCAAATCCCTAAAGTAGATGTCCCAGTAGATGTAGATGATGATGCAGATGAGACTAGTCTTCGAAATCAACGAGAGGATGTCGAGGGAATTTGGATTAGAAAATGATTACATTTTGAATTTGGATGTCGatgtatttttaattaatttcgATATTTTTTATTGTAAGAGACAGAAGTATGCTTTTTGGACATGTTTAAAATTATACTTTTGCTAAACCCTGGATAATTTGTCTTTAATTTTCAGTTGTTTCATAGTTTCAATGCATTTTACATTTGTTACAATCGCGTTATTTCTATATAATTGTCTgctctttattttttttttatgttttactATAATGCATTTAAAACGCTTATTCCCACTGTTGATTATTATATATAGCTAATTATGTACACCATGTATTTCAGGAATTGCAAGCACAAGAACGGGGAAGAAGAATCCCACAACATTGATATCTAAAAATGCAGTGATAGAGGAGGGCGGtgagaaaaatgaagaaaagaaACTGGAAGTGAAGCAATTGACACCTGAAAAACAAACTGATGTGAAGCAATTGACACCAGAAAAACAATTGGATGCCGCACAGCCTACAGATGACCCTGGAGAAGATGGAAAAAAGGCAGACTCTGATGTTCCACAAGAGACGGTTACAAGTACAGAATCTAGGAAAAGAAAAAATGGAGCAACACGTGGTGTTTGTGCTATGCACAAGGTCGTGACGAAGAAAGCTCAAGGGCAAAAGTCCAAAATCAGATACAACAGAATCAGAATTCCCATTAGTGACACAAGGCACACCTTGCAGTCTTATATTGGCATGCTGGAAAGGACGATGGTGCCAATTGATCTTGAAAATTGGCTAACAGTGGATGAAGAGTTAAAAGCGAAGATATGGAGTGATGTGCAGGTAAAATAAATCATGTTTATTTTACCTAAATATTGTAACTTGTTTAGTATATGAGTTTTTACCTTGTACATGGTTATTATTTCCTCTCAGGATACTTTCAAAGTAGCTTTAGAAAGTGAGGGGTTGGTCTTAAAGTCAGCGGGTACGAAGTGGAGACAATTCAAGTCTGAATTAACCAGAAAATTTGTGAAGCCGTATAttggaaagaagaagaagctaagcaaGCCCCCTCCAAAATATGCGTATGTTGGCAAGGACTGTTGGAGAAGATTTGTGGCTGTGAGGACAGGTAAAAGCTGGGAGTTATATCTTTCATATTTATATCTTTCACATTTATCGTGGTATATTTGAATTAGTGTTGAATTTAATATATCTTGTGTGCAGGAGATTAGTAAAGTGCAAAGCGAGCGAGTTAGCGAGCGAAAATATCCACACAGAACCTCAAGGAAAGGATATATTGGTTTGGAGGAAGATGAAGTACGGGTTTCTTGCTATCTCTGAAATTTAGTATAGTATTGCATTaatttttttaaacatttttatttcttcaTTTTTTAACAGATCAAAGCAGGGCGGCTAGCCCCTGAAGAATTACCTGATCGAGCAATTTTCTGGAAAAAAGCTTGTACGCCACCAGATGGAGTTATTGATGAAGAGTTGGATAAgacatttgaaaaaattataagTTCCAAATTTAATTGAATTTCTTTTAATTTTAGTTGCACCGTTTTTCAATTTAATTGTATTTTTAAATTCATATGCAGTTTTAAATTTAATTGTACTATCTTTCAATTTAATTGCATTTTTAAGTGCATCTGTTTTCAATTTAATTGTATTTTAAAATTTAGTTGcagttttaattttaattgcacttctttttaattttatgtgcacttctttttaattttaattgcacTTCTTTTTAATTTACTTGCACTGCTTTTTAATTTACTTGCTTTAATTTTAATTGTACATGTTTCCAATTTAATTGCATTTTTAAATTTAGTTTTAATTGCACTCCTGTTTAATTTGTGTAATTTTAACAGGATGAACTACTTGAAAAGAAACGCAAGGGTGAGTTTGTACCGTCTGGAAGCGAGGATGTGCTTTCTGTTGTACTAGAAACTCCTGAACATTATGGTAAAGTTCGAGGAGTAGGAAGCTTTGTAAATCCATCGACGTACTTTAATTTACCGAAAGGGAAAGACAAGAAGAGCAGAGTGAGCAAAGCAGAGTTTGAACAAACAAAGAATGACTTTGAGAAAAGAAATGAGGATCTTATGTTGCAGATTGCTGAGCTGAAGAATGCGATGAAGGAAATGGCTAGTGCAGCCAAACTCCACTCGCCGATGTTGTCTGATAAGGCTAGTTGTCGAGTTGAAGAAAAAAAAGGAGTTGCTGAAATAAAGAAAAAGTGTGGTCTTACTGCTGTACGTGAATTGATGGTTGAAAACAATAATGATAATGGTGATGACTGTGTGGACATTAATCATTTTGACCCTCCGCCTGGGAAAAAGGTAAAAAAGTATTGTACATATATCTCTCAATATTTTTGCAATTGTTGCCAGACTTATTATTTTACAATGCTTATAAATGTAATTTAGGATTCGCGAAAGTGTGAGCTAGCAGTGGATGTAATTGAAAATAAGGTAGCTTTTGGTATAGTATTCTCCGAGGATGGAATATCTACGTTAGTACATGGAGTGCCTCTTGAGCCCAGATTGACGTGAATTGATGGTTGAAAACAATAATGATAATGGTGATGACTGTCCGGACATTAATCATTTTGACCCTCCGCCTGGGAAAAAGGTAAAAAAGTATTGTACGTATATCTCTCAATATTTTTGCAATTGTTTCCAGACTTATTATTTTACAATGCTTATAAATGTAATTTAGGATCCGCGAAAGTGCGAGATGGCAGTGGATGTAATTGAAAACAAGGTAGCTTTTAGTATAGTATTCTCCGAGGATGGAATATCTACGTTAGTACATGGAGTGCCTCTTGAGCCCGGATATGCTCGTGTCCAGGTAGACGGAACCATCAAGGAAGACGTCTTAGTTCCGGTACCAATAGCTGGTGAAATAGAGATAGTCCGCCAAGCGGTTGGCTCCCTTGTAGCATGGCCTAAAAATTTGATCATCTTCAGTCCCCCCACTGCTGAGGTATTTTCTTAAAAATCAGAGAATTATAAATGCATTTTCTAAAAAATGTTAAGGTTTATGGAATACTTGTTTATTTGTTTATTTGTTTGTAGAAAAAGAAGGAAGTGAAGTCAAGGAAAACAAAGATTGTCAATGCGTATCAGAAACTGTCGGCTGAGATGAAGAGTGTGAAATCTACTGACAATGTTCCTCGAAGGTTTATGTTGTTGTACAGACATGCCATGGTCATATTGAAAGAAAGTGGAGACTCGATACAAATACCGTGTGGTGCTGAGGTGTTTGGAGTCGAAAAAGTCAGTTTTTTATTGCACGAGAATGTTATGGCCTTGTTGGAGTTTAAAATGATTGGTCAGGGCATAATATCCACATATATGGCGTATGTAatttttcctttttatttttcctttttaattcattattattattttattttattttttcgtGAGAACAAATTATGGAgaatgttttatttttatttgtaggTATTTGTATACCGAGGTTCGTAAGAGAAAATTATCCGACATGTATGCATTTGTTGATCCAGCGGCCACTTTTAAGCTCAATGACGATTTTGAAGCTTATATTGTCGAACAGATGAATACAAGAGATTCTCGCATAATCCTCATGCCTCATAATGAGAAGTAAGTTTTAGCGTTtgcaaaattataaaaaattataaactGTCTCTATATTTTATAATTTCTTGTTGATTTATTTAACATTAAACAGTTATCACTGGATTTTGATTATGATTTGGGAATCGGAAATCTTTATTCTTAACCCCTTGGCCCATCCGACAAATTTTCCAAAATTGGAAGCAGCATTAACGCGGTAGTGTTAATTGAACTTTTTTATATATGTTTGTtgtctattttttttaaaatttttttatttatgtataCTGCATGTTTACTCTGTACAGAGCGGTGAGATCTTATAATGCTCAGAAAGGATTGGTAAACAAAAACCCCAATATTAAGAACCTTAGCGTAAGTATTCATTTGTACACATTTGACTGTAGTATGgtttttttataaattctttCTTTTTTGGGATTGATTGATTGTTAATTTTTTGTTGGGTTAGGGATCCACGAAACAACCGGGTGGATACGAGTGTGGGTACGTTGTCATGCGTTACATGAAAGACATATTCgaagataaagaaatgaaattcATTACCAAGGTAATAAATGTACATTTAGCGCAATCTGCAAACACCTAGAATAAATGTACATTTATCAGGgcatatttatatttatagtataGTATGCTAATTCGTTGTTTTTGCACTCTGTAAATTTCACAGTGGGCAGCTAAGACTCAAAGTGCTATACAAGGGAGGAACTTGATGAAGTGCGATTCGAGACTCTTCAATATGTCCAAGAGTTTGTTTAGTTTTCATGTTACCAGGGAACAATAATTAGTTTGATCAGTACACTGTCATCTAGTTGATCGTTCGTTCGTTTGGTTGGTCTTGTAATCTGCTTAAGTAGTCTGCCACCACGCT is a window from the Apium graveolens cultivar Ventura chromosome 1, ASM990537v1, whole genome shotgun sequence genome containing:
- the LOC141722194 gene encoding uncharacterized protein LOC141722194 produces the protein MDKSWISADKDSLDYETGVEKFLIFVEENCKDPKMIPCPCARYCNFKKFSVKIVRGHLYENGFSLGYIDWIWHGAKASCRSSAGSTMPPPCSENIEQNVEENFAASQVGDICEAAYNNRGNLGDDCDKDSEEFKRFLADAEQPLFEGSDSSKLDSMLKLHNWKARFGISDSAFTDLLSSVGSLLPKDHVLPSNAYTAKKTLSDLGLKYIKIHACPNECILCRGVNSDFVECPKCHISRWKLGKDGKVRVNVSAKVMWYFPIIPRFKRIFKSNSTAKLLTWHANQRSQDGQMRHPADSPSWRNVDYKWLEFGNEPRNLRLTMAADDINPHNNGMNNRYSCCPVVLTTYNLSLWLCIKRKFLMLTILVSGPQEPGNNIDVFLQPLIDDLKMLCKEGEPDAYDAHTKSSFILRAILMWTINDFPAYGNLSGCVNKGYMCCPVYGDDTVANYLPYTKKMCFQGHRRYLPRNHPYRRKKTAFNGEQELGNARQIHSGKEVLRQQERIKFAFGNAVKKSKKVHCPWKKKSVFFELEYWKFHHVRHCLDIMHVEKNVCDNLIGTLLNMKFKTKDSEASRLDMVEMGIRIDLAPQKVGARRTYLPPAAYTLSKEEKRKLLKSLSSMKLPYGNSSNIKNCVSMPDMKLFGLKSHDCHILLQQLLPVAIRGILPKNVRVSIIRLCFFFNSLCTKVVEVSKLDKLQSDIILTLCELEKIFPPSFFDIMIHLTIHLVRELCLCGPVFYR